The Methanoculleus marisnigri JR1 genome window below encodes:
- a CDS encoding metal-dependent hydrolase: MYLLAHAMVGLLIGVVLAAIAGDRRVLAFAVLGAVLPDLIDKPLGHIVLAGTLGYGRIYFHGLTVLFLVVVAGLILYRYRRRIDLFAVAAGMASHQFFDGMWRHPVEWFWPFLGPLRHHGYPEDYFWESVLRELAQPSEWLFFILIAGLFAYIYRRELATALTWLTNPSFRLALVAALGLAVLAALAVGWRLLP; encoded by the coding sequence ATGTATCTCCTCGCCCACGCCATGGTCGGTCTCCTCATAGGCGTCGTGCTCGCGGCGATCGCCGGCGACAGGCGGGTTCTCGCGTTCGCCGTGCTGGGCGCCGTGCTCCCCGACCTGATCGACAAGCCGCTCGGGCACATCGTCCTCGCTGGAACCCTGGGCTACGGCAGGATCTACTTCCACGGCCTCACCGTCCTCTTCCTGGTCGTCGTCGCCGGCCTCATCCTCTACCGCTACCGCCGGAGGATCGATCTTTTCGCCGTCGCCGCCGGGATGGCGAGCCACCAGTTCTTCGACGGGATGTGGCGGCACCCGGTCGAGTGGTTCTGGCCGTTCCTCGGCCCTCTTCGGCACCACGGCTACCCGGAAGATTACTTCTGGGAGTCGGTTCTCCGGGAGCTCGCCCAGCCGAGCGAATGGCTCTTCTTCATCCTGATAGCAGGGCTATTCGCCTACATCTACCGCCGGGAACTCGCGACCGCCCTCACGTGGCTTACAAATCCCTCCTTCCGCCTGGCGCTCGTCGCCGCGCTCGGCCTCGCCGTTCTCGCCGCGCTGGCCGTGGGCTGGCGGCTCCTGCCGTGA